ACCCTAAAAGCTGAAATAGAAAATAAAATTTTAGAGCAAACCACCAGCAGCTTGAAACCGAGCGCGGGCGCGTTTAAAGGCTTGAGTTGCTTGAATTTGTGCTTGGCGATCGTCTGCTGTCACCTGATTTAGACGCGCTTCTGCTTGGTTGTAAGCAGCACGGGCTTCTTCCAGGTTAATTTTGTCACCACGTTCAGCGCCGTTCACCAGAATTGTCACTTCATTTTCTTCGACTTCGGCAAAGCCACCTAACAGAGCGATCGCTTGCCAATTCTGATTTTTAGCAGCACGTACACGCATTACACCTGTATCCAAAGCTGTCAACAGTGGCGCGTGTCCACTGAGGATACCTAATTGACCAGTTGTGCTGGGCAGAACGACTTCTTCAGCTGGGGCATCCCATACTGTTTTATCTGGGGAAATTACACGAACGGTTAATGTCATTGTCTTTTGTCCTTCGTCCTTCGTCTTTTGTCCTACCCTGCGGGAAGCCGCTGGCGCGTCTATGTCCTTTGTCTTTTGCAATTGCCATTAGTCATTAGCAGTTGAACTAATGACTAATGATTAATGACTAATGACCAATGACTAACCTTTGAGCTTTTCAGCTTTGGCGATCGCTTCGTTAATATCGCCAACTAAGTAGAAAGCCTGCTCTGGCAGATCATCCAACTCACCAGATAGAATCTTCTGGAACCCTTGGATGGTATCTTCCAACTTCACATACTTCCCAGGAGAACCAGTAAACACTTCTGCTACAAAGAACGGCTGGGACAAGAAGCGCTCAACCTTACGTGCGCGTGCCACAATTAGACGGTCTTCTTCAGACAATTCATCTAGACCGAGAATGGCAATAATATCTTGAAGTTCTTTATAACGTTGTAGAGTTGACTGTACAGCACGGGCAGTGTTGTAGTGTTCATCACCAACAATGTTGGGCTGTAGCATGGTGGAAGTTGAACCCAGGGGGTCTACCGCTGGATAAATTCCCTTAGCTGCCAAACCGCGAGATAGTACTGTTGTTCCATCTAAGTGAGCGAAGGTGGTAGCAGGTGCGGGGTCAGTGAGGTCATCCGCAGGTACGTACACTGCCTGAATTGAGGTAATAGAACCCTCTGTGGTAGAGGTAATCCGCTCTTGCAGTTCACCTACGTCAGTTCCCAGTGTGGGCTGATATCCAACCGCTGAGGGCATCCGACCTAACAGTGCGGACACTTCTGAACCTGCTTGTACAAACCGGAAGATGTTGTCAATAAACAACAGCACGTCTTGCTTGTTCACATCGCGGAAGTACTCTGCTACTGTCAATCCCGATAGACCAACCCGCATTCTGGCTCCGGGTGGCTCGTTCATTTGACCATAGACTAGAGCAATCTTCGATTCGTTGAGGTTGTCTTTGTTGATAACCCCAGATTCAATCATTTCGTTATAGAGGTCATTTCCCTCACGGGTGCGTTCACCCACGCCAGCAAATACGGATACTCCACCGTGTTGAGTAGCGATGTTGTTAATTAACTCCATCATGATCACGGTTTTGCCAACACCCGCACCGCCGAATAGACCAATCTTACCGCCACGTCGGTAGGGAGTCAGAAGGTCAACAACTTTAATCCCAGTCTCGAACACGGAAGGTTTAGTTTCCAGTTCAGTGAATTTGGGAGCAGAACGGTGGATGGGTAAAGTTGCCTCAGCATTTACAGGCCCCTGATTATCTACAGGTTCGCCAAGGACGTTGAAAATCCGGCCCAAGGTGGCTTTACCAACTGGCACGCTGATGGGAGCGCCAGTATCCACGACTTCCAGACCACGGACTAAGCCATCGGTGGTACTCATCGCAACTGCTCGTACCTGGTTGTCGCCCAGCAGTTGCTGCACTTCAACGGTAAGGTTGATTTCCTGTCCAGCTTCGTTAGTGCCTTTGATGGTCAAAGCATTGTAGATTTGCGGCAACTTCCCGCCGGGAAATTTAACGTCTACAACTGGACCAATGATTTGGGTAATGTAACCAATGTTTGTTTTTTCTGCGGTTGTGACCATGCTGCGCCTAAAGATTGAAGCTATATTTCAGATACGGTCGTAGAAGACATAAGATTAAGCAATGTCATCTTTCACTGTAGCACCGCAAGGGGACAGAACTCCCTTAGTAATTCCTTAAAAAGTAGCTTTACAGCTTCAGCCGCAATCCTCATCCTCACTAGCTTCTTTCGGCGAACAGATGCTTCGTGATCACCCCAGTTTTTCACTAAGCTCATTTTTCAGCCGCGATCGCTTTCATTTAAGCCCCTCAAATAGCGATAATTTCCCCTCAATACTACACAAGCGCTGTGCGTGGCAACACAAAAGGCCGTGTCTGCCATCGGAAGACACAGCAGATATTAAAATAGCGTAAGAATAAATTTAGGCTTTAGCTGCGATGTGATTTTGCTGTTTGCGCTTGAGTAGCGAACTAGCACTGAAAGAGCTTACTGTAAATAAACTAGGAGTTACGCACTCTCGACGTAAAATCAAGGTTTGAGATTGCTTGTCTGCGACACCAAGGCGAACACTTCGCTATGGCTACGTAAAGCCCTTCTCTTGAAAGAGATCAAGGCGTAGTTTGCTTCCCCATAGGGGTACGGGCATGGCTTTGCTTAACGCAATGACGTAATTTCGTCACGGGGCCTATGTTCTAATATTTGAGCAACAAATAATAACTAACAGCTAAATTTAATATGGCTTTCAATTAAAATAGTTACTTTAATATTAGCCTAATTTTCTATAAACTAACTGTTTAAAAATAAATATATTAACATTAATTATATGTTAGTAAATATATTTAGATTTAGTACATATTGAATTCAGAAATTTATAAAGCTCTAATTTAATAAGATTGTGCTATTTATCAAATCTATTATAATAAATATCTATTTAACTAAATTTAAAATTTTTCAAGACTTTAGTGTAAATTACATTTCCAAATCCTCTTAATATCTCTAAAATAAAGGTAGTACAGAAAACGGGTTTAAGTTGACTCACTTCATCCTCATTTATCTACCAAGCAATTGCTTATGAATTTCTCGTCAGCGCGACAATATTTTTACCAAGAGATTCAGCAGCCTGACGAGCAGATTGATCTGGCAAAGGCAGCTTTATACATAGCCCAAGAAGAATATCCCAACCTCGACCCAGAGGAATACCTCAATGCCCTCGATACAATGGCAAGTGAGCTTCTAGAACGTTTACCTTCCTCACGGTATCCTCTGCGGATAATTCAAAGTATCAATCAGTATCTCTATGATGATTTAGGATTTACTGGTAATGAAAAAGACTACTATGATCCGCGAAATAGCTTTTTCAATGATGTAATTGAGCGCCGCTTAGGGATTCCTATTACCTTAGCGTTGATTTATCTGGAAGTTGCCCGGAGAATTGACTTTCCGATGGTGGGTGTCGGAATGCCAGGGCATTTTTTGATCCGCCCAGATATTCCAGATATAGAGATTTTCGTTGATGCTTTTAATGGCGGTGAAACAATATTTGCACAAGACTGCCAAGAACGGTTGTCTCAACTTTATCAACAACCTGTGACGCTACAACCAGAATTTTTAGCAGTAGTGAGTCATCGCCACTTTTTGGCACGGATGTTAACGAATCTGAAATATATTTACCTCAAACAGCAACAGTTAGAAAAAACGCTAGCAGCAATTGAACGAATTTTACTGTTATTTCCCGACACAATATTAGAAC
This region of Nostoc sp. UHCC 0302 genomic DNA includes:
- the atpD gene encoding F0F1 ATP synthase subunit beta, which translates into the protein MVTTAEKTNIGYITQIIGPVVDVKFPGGKLPQIYNALTIKGTNEAGQEINLTVEVQQLLGDNQVRAVAMSTTDGLVRGLEVVDTGAPISVPVGKATLGRIFNVLGEPVDNQGPVNAEATLPIHRSAPKFTELETKPSVFETGIKVVDLLTPYRRGGKIGLFGGAGVGKTVIMMELINNIATQHGGVSVFAGVGERTREGNDLYNEMIESGVINKDNLNESKIALVYGQMNEPPGARMRVGLSGLTVAEYFRDVNKQDVLLFIDNIFRFVQAGSEVSALLGRMPSAVGYQPTLGTDVGELQERITSTTEGSITSIQAVYVPADDLTDPAPATTFAHLDGTTVLSRGLAAKGIYPAVDPLGSTSTMLQPNIVGDEHYNTARAVQSTLQRYKELQDIIAILGLDELSEEDRLIVARARKVERFLSQPFFVAEVFTGSPGKYVKLEDTIQGFQKILSGELDDLPEQAFYLVGDINEAIAKAEKLKG
- the atpC gene encoding ATP synthase F1 subunit epsilon, with the protein product MTLTVRVISPDKTVWDAPAEEVVLPSTTGQLGILSGHAPLLTALDTGVMRVRAAKNQNWQAIALLGGFAEVEENEVTILVNGAERGDKINLEEARAAYNQAEARLNQVTADDRQAQIQATQAFKRARARFQAAGGLL
- a CDS encoding SirB1 family protein, giving the protein MNFSSARQYFYQEIQQPDEQIDLAKAALYIAQEEYPNLDPEEYLNALDTMASELLERLPSSRYPLRIIQSINQYLYDDLGFTGNEKDYYDPRNSFFNDVIERRLGIPITLALIYLEVARRIDFPMVGVGMPGHFLIRPDIPDIEIFVDAFNGGETIFAQDCQERLSQLYQQPVTLQPEFLAVVSHRHFLARMLTNLKYIYLKQQQLEKTLAAIERILLLFPDTILELRDRGLLYYQLGYYPQAVDDLQTYLVKVPDAQDASVIRQLLAQLGRDG